A window of Costertonia aggregata contains these coding sequences:
- a CDS encoding PorP/SprF family type IX secretion system membrane protein, whose translation MRNKLVALVLLLSAFATNAQELTLPQLSQYLADNPFVMSPTYAGIGDHIKIRVNGLTQWVGIKDAPDTQSLAADARVGNKSGLGILFYNDSNGETKQRGARASFAHHLTLDRYDDEFLSFGLSYNFNQFRIDIENFRDNNDMSVTDDRATTNHNFDVGVLYRKDKFYFSLNASNLLDKDLERFNPVFEPNRLRNYYAYTGYRYTKNKNSKLEIEPSVFFQLFESDGRSVTDLNVKFRWYDFEDYYYAGVTYRFLNDQIGSPLYIAPIVGLKKSNFYFGYSYQVILNEILGFSSGTHVVTLGVDIFQGLSNCRCMY comes from the coding sequence ATGCGTAACAAATTAGTAGCTCTAGTACTGCTTTTAAGTGCTTTTGCCACCAATGCACAAGAACTTACACTGCCCCAACTGTCCCAATATTTGGCAGACAACCCTTTTGTGATGTCCCCGACCTATGCAGGTATAGGCGATCATATTAAGATACGTGTAAACGGCCTTACCCAATGGGTAGGTATCAAAGACGCTCCTGATACACAGTCATTGGCTGCTGATGCCCGGGTCGGGAACAAGTCGGGTTTGGGGATTCTTTTCTATAACGATAGTAACGGGGAAACCAAACAAAGGGGAGCAAGGGCTTCTTTTGCCCATCATTTGACCTTGGACAGGTATGATGACGAGTTTTTATCTTTCGGTTTATCCTATAATTTCAATCAATTTCGTATCGATATCGAAAATTTTAGGGACAATAACGATATGTCGGTAACCGATGACCGGGCTACCACCAATCACAATTTTGATGTTGGCGTTCTATATAGAAAAGATAAATTCTACTTTAGTTTGAACGCTTCCAATCTTTTGGACAAAGATCTTGAAAGGTTCAATCCTGTTTTTGAACCCAATAGATTGAGAAATTATTACGCCTATACAGGTTACAGGTATACCAAAAACAAAAACAGCAAATTAGAGATAGAGCCTTCTGTGTTTTTTCAACTATTTGAAAGTGATGGTCGGTCGGTAACAGATTTGAACGTAAAATTTAGATGGTACGATTTTGAAGATTATTATTATGCCGGGGTTACCTATCGTTTTTTGAACGATCAAATTGGTAGTCCGTTATATATTGCACCAATAGTAGGCCTTAAAAAGAGCAATTTTTATTTTGGATACTCGTACCAAGTAATTCTGAACGAGATTTTGGGCTTTAGTTCGGGAACACATGTTGTGACCTTGGGGGTCGATATTTTCCAAGGGCTGAGTAATTGTAGGTGTATGTACTAA
- the folB gene encoding dihydroneopterin aldolase gives MGIVKVENIRVYAYHGCLPEETIIGSDYLVDVETSANLEKASHTDALEDTVDYVHINHIVKEEMKIPSKLLEHVAKRIADRIFNEIPMVVNSVISVSKINPPIGGDVEKVSIKLSFHR, from the coding sequence ATGGGTATAGTTAAAGTTGAAAATATTAGGGTATACGCTTACCACGGTTGTTTGCCGGAAGAGACCATAATCGGGAGCGATTATTTGGTTGATGTTGAAACTTCGGCAAATTTAGAAAAAGCATCCCATACTGATGCCTTGGAAGATACCGTTGATTACGTTCATATAAATCATATTGTTAAGGAAGAAATGAAGATTCCTTCCAAGCTTTTGGAACACGTGGCAAAACGTATAGCCGATCGTATTTTTAATGAAATACCCATGGTTGTGAATAGCGTTATTTCTGTTTCAAAAATAAATCCGCCAATTGGTGGCGATGTCGAGAAGGTTTCGATAAAACTTAGCTTTCATCGATGA
- a CDS encoding LysE family translocator → MLDDIQAAIPLGFFLSFMIGPVFFVLLETSAIKGFRAALCFDLGVIVADILFITVAYFSSFQLLENLSNQPGLYVFGGMILLVYGIITFIKKEAKENKPNFKVSRGDFFSLFVKGFLLNFINIGVLVFWLGVIIVVGPSLDNDPNRIMVFFSAMIGSYFVTDLFKILLAKQLRRKLTSRRIFLIKKGLGAVLIICGLVLIVKGFLPKDQLNIEKGIELIQ, encoded by the coding sequence ATGTTAGATGATATACAGGCAGCGATACCATTGGGCTTCTTTTTAAGCTTTATGATCGGGCCTGTTTTTTTTGTGCTTTTGGAAACCAGCGCCATTAAGGGATTTAGGGCAGCACTATGTTTTGATTTAGGTGTTATCGTTGCCGATATTTTATTTATAACCGTTGCCTATTTCAGTAGTTTTCAGTTACTGGAAAACTTGAGCAACCAGCCAGGCCTTTACGTTTTTGGAGGTATGATACTATTGGTCTACGGCATTATTACTTTCATAAAGAAGGAAGCAAAAGAGAACAAACCTAATTTTAAAGTCAGTAGGGGCGATTTTTTCAGCCTATTCGTCAAAGGTTTTTTATTGAACTTTATCAACATAGGTGTTTTGGTGTTTTGGTTGGGTGTAATTATAGTTGTTGGCCCAAGTTTGGACAACGACCCCAATCGTATCATGGTTTTTTTCTCCGCAATGATAGGGTCATATTTTGTTACAGATCTATTTAAGATACTTTTGGCGAAGCAATTGAGAAGAAAACTCACGTCCAGACGTATTTTTCTGATAAAAAAAGGGCTGGGAGCTGTTTTGATTATCTGCGGGCTTGTTTTAATCGTAAAAGGATTTCTACCAAAAGACCAGTTGAATATTGAAAAAGGGATAGAACTCATTCAATAA
- a CDS encoding head GIN domain-containing protein, giving the protein MKYLFLVVIVFLESHSLQSQEEKIVQDLQRFSEVKGFDGLSINLIKSDVNKAVITGANTNKVAIVNNKGVLKLRMEITKIFSGYRTFIDLYYAQPLVIIDVNEDARITSEDTIEQDVLELKSQEGGELNIKTNVEQLLIKSVTGGTITATGMADVQDVNINTGGVYEGKDLKTKFSTISVNAGSNATIHATDYVKATVKAGGEVKVYGDPEKMEEKTVFGGTITRM; this is encoded by the coding sequence ATGAAATATTTATTTTTAGTTGTAATCGTTTTTTTAGAGAGCCATTCTTTACAGTCCCAAGAAGAAAAAATAGTTCAGGATTTACAAAGGTTTTCAGAAGTAAAAGGTTTTGACGGCCTGTCCATCAATCTTATTAAATCAGATGTGAACAAAGCGGTCATTACAGGTGCCAACACCAATAAAGTTGCTATTGTAAATAATAAGGGTGTATTAAAGTTACGTATGGAAATCACTAAAATTTTTAGTGGCTATCGAACTTTTATAGATTTGTACTATGCACAGCCTCTGGTTATCATAGATGTGAACGAAGATGCACGTATAACCTCGGAAGATACAATTGAACAAGATGTTTTGGAACTTAAATCACAAGAAGGCGGTGAACTCAACATAAAGACCAATGTTGAGCAGCTCCTGATTAAATCGGTCACCGGGGGCACAATAACAGCAACAGGTATGGCAGATGTCCAAGATGTAAATATCAATACGGGAGGTGTTTACGAAGGCAAGGACTTGAAAACTAAATTTAGCACGATCAGCGTAAATGCCGGTTCAAATGCTACCATACATGCAACAGATTATGTAAAGGCAACCGTAAAGGCAGGTGGAGAGGTAAAAGTATATGGTGATCCAGAAAAAATGGAAGAAAAAACAGTTTTTGGTGGTACAATAACCAGAATGTAA
- the rnr gene encoding ribonuclease R, protein MSRKKKGAGHQRKNEITKGIFTVLEKEPSNSFNYKQIAAKIGVTDAHDRNLLIKRLVQLKEKKRITEPERGKYKAIASKVKTLHEGTVDMTSRGNAYIVVEGIEDDVFVPFNKINKAFHRDVVEVYIYPRRKGKKLEGEVVNILERNKTTFVGVVDMQPTFAFIRPSDTRMYTDIFVPKEKMGKAKNGEKVIVELTDWPDNVDSPYGKITEILGMPGDHDTEIHSILAEYGLPYEFPHEVEQYAQTLDTAIKPEEIAKRRDMRDVLTFTIDPKDAKDFDDALSFEKMENGNYEIGIHIADVSHYLIPNTILDDEAYDRATSVYLVDRVVPMLPEVLSNNACSLRPNEEKYTFSAIFELDDKANIKKQWFGRTVINSNERFAYEEAQYIIENTNGSIPSDISIRGNAYTVSSDVVDATLIMDRLAKIMRGKRMQQGAISFDKVEVRFNLNEESEPVGVYFKESKDANKLIEEFMLLANRKVAEFIGKQKPEKTFVYRIHDEPNEEKLIALNGIVSRFGHKLNFKDKKSISDSLNKLLEDVKGQKEQNLVDTLAIRSMSKAIYTTDNIGHYGLAFDYYSHFTSPIRRYPDVMAHRLLQHYIDGGKSPNAEPYEQKCKHSSDMESLAANAERDSIKYMQIKFMEDHKDQEFVGVISGVTEWGIYVEIIENKCEGMVRIRDIKDDYYTFDESQYAIVGERIKKTYQLGDEVVVMVKETDLVKRHLDFALLGKHT, encoded by the coding sequence ATGTCAAGAAAGAAAAAAGGTGCTGGCCATCAGCGCAAGAACGAAATAACCAAAGGAATATTTACAGTACTTGAAAAAGAACCTTCAAATAGTTTTAACTACAAGCAAATTGCCGCTAAAATAGGAGTGACCGATGCTCATGATAGAAACCTGCTCATTAAACGTCTGGTGCAATTAAAGGAAAAAAAGCGAATCACCGAACCCGAGCGCGGAAAATACAAAGCAATTGCCAGTAAGGTAAAAACCTTGCATGAAGGTACGGTAGACATGACTAGTAGAGGGAACGCTTATATAGTGGTCGAAGGTATTGAAGATGATGTATTTGTACCGTTCAATAAAATAAACAAGGCTTTTCATAGAGATGTTGTAGAAGTATACATATATCCAAGGCGAAAAGGGAAAAAATTGGAAGGCGAGGTAGTAAATATTTTGGAACGCAACAAAACAACATTTGTGGGCGTGGTAGATATGCAACCTACCTTTGCTTTTATTCGACCATCGGATACGAGAATGTACACTGATATTTTTGTGCCAAAAGAAAAAATGGGCAAGGCAAAGAATGGCGAAAAAGTAATTGTAGAGTTAACGGATTGGCCCGATAATGTAGATTCTCCCTACGGTAAAATCACAGAGATTTTAGGGATGCCGGGGGACCACGATACTGAAATCCATTCCATTTTGGCCGAATACGGTCTTCCCTATGAGTTTCCGCATGAAGTTGAACAATACGCCCAAACTTTGGATACTGCTATAAAACCCGAGGAAATTGCAAAGCGAAGGGATATGCGAGACGTTCTTACCTTTACAATAGATCCCAAAGATGCCAAGGATTTTGATGATGCCCTTTCCTTTGAAAAAATGGAAAACGGTAATTATGAAATAGGTATTCATATCGCCGATGTTTCGCATTATCTGATACCTAATACTATTTTGGACGATGAAGCTTACGATAGGGCAACCTCGGTGTATTTGGTAGATAGGGTCGTTCCCATGTTGCCCGAAGTATTATCCAACAATGCCTGTTCCCTTCGGCCTAACGAAGAGAAATATACATTTTCCGCCATTTTTGAACTTGATGACAAAGCCAATATAAAAAAACAATGGTTCGGGCGTACGGTCATAAATTCCAACGAGCGTTTTGCTTACGAAGAGGCACAATATATTATCGAAAATACTAACGGTAGTATACCTAGTGATATTTCAATTCGAGGAAACGCATATACCGTGTCCAGTGACGTGGTAGATGCTACACTGATTATGGATAGATTGGCCAAAATCATGCGTGGAAAACGCATGCAACAGGGTGCCATTTCTTTTGATAAGGTTGAGGTACGCTTCAATCTCAATGAAGAAAGTGAGCCTGTCGGGGTCTACTTTAAAGAATCCAAAGATGCCAATAAGCTCATTGAGGAATTTATGCTACTGGCGAATAGAAAAGTTGCCGAGTTCATCGGAAAACAGAAACCCGAAAAAACATTTGTATATCGTATTCACGACGAACCAAATGAAGAAAAACTAATAGCCCTTAACGGTATTGTCTCTAGATTTGGACACAAGCTAAACTTTAAGGATAAAAAATCCATCAGCGATTCCTTAAATAAACTTTTAGAAGATGTGAAAGGGCAAAAAGAACAGAATTTGGTGGACACTTTGGCCATTCGCAGTATGAGCAAAGCTATTTACACTACCGATAATATCGGGCACTACGGTTTGGCCTTTGATTACTATTCCCACTTTACCTCGCCCATTAGAAGATATCCCGATGTAATGGCACATAGACTATTACAACACTACATTGACGGTGGCAAATCTCCCAACGCCGAACCCTATGAACAAAAGTGCAAGCATTCTTCGGACATGGAGAGTCTGGCCGCCAATGCCGAACGGGACTCTATTAAATACATGCAGATTAAGTTTATGGAAGACCATAAAGACCAGGAATTTGTTGGGGTAATCTCTGGGGTGACCGAATGGGGCATTTATGTTGAAATCATAGAGAATAAATGTGAGGGTATGGTACGCATTCGCGATATAAAAGATGATTATTATACTTTTGATGAGAGCCAATATGCTATTGTTGGGGAAAGAATAAAAAAAACATACCAATTGGGGGACGAAGTGGTCGTAATGGTAAAAGAAACAGATTTGGTAAAAAGACATTTGGATTTTGCTCTATTGGGCAAGCACACTTGA